A window from Sinanaerobacter sp. ZZT-01 encodes these proteins:
- a CDS encoding putative holin-like toxin, whose amino-acid sequence MITYSELFQFGLLIVAIISLCLHKRK is encoded by the coding sequence ATGATTACATATTCAGAACTGTTTCAGTTTGGATTACTAATTGTAGCCATTATTTCCTTGTGCTTGCACAAGCGTAAATAA
- a CDS encoding DUF4320 family protein, translated as MRRRKLQAFQRWKAFFSGREGELLWEPIVIMLIIVIMILNCMNLLQMMVKYQHVHYIAKELAQTIELNGQVTSDVKEQLRDLNDKLQTNAKMTVENIRYLDSSKKIQFRDSFTVVVEDSYDMTILTPAFSKRPVVLKIPIKSTIEGMSEVYWKDY; from the coding sequence ATGAGAAGGAGAAAGTTACAGGCTTTTCAGCGATGGAAAGCCTTCTTTTCCGGTAGAGAAGGTGAACTGCTATGGGAACCAATCGTGATCATGCTGATTATTGTCATTATGATTTTGAACTGCATGAATTTGCTTCAAATGATGGTGAAATACCAGCATGTGCACTATATTGCAAAGGAACTTGCGCAGACCATTGAACTGAATGGACAGGTTACAAGTGATGTAAAGGAGCAGCTTCGAGATTTGAATGATAAATTACAAACGAATGCAAAAATGACCGTGGAAAATATAAGGTATCTTGATTCTTCTAAGAAAATACAGTTTCGAGATTCCTTTACGGTAGTGGTGGAGGACAGTTATGATATGACTATTTTGACACCGGCATTTTCAAAACGGCCGGTTGTATTAAAAATCCCTATAAAAAGTACCATTGAGGGAATGTCTGAAGTGTATTGGAAGGATTATTAG
- a CDS encoding ATPase, T2SS/T4P/T4SS family has product MADRLITLENLMYQKNMEYLNQQKGTQAKNYPEIKERMQHIISTNHAEELARDWTDKEKRPRLVQLIIHYLNVERLVDNELSVEELAQRIYEDMAGFSFVEKYLKDAEVEEININGSNSTRVIYKDKTVLVRERFETAEQCTNIVQKMARSGAVILDGAQPLGDSYISKGVRMSGAISPCVDSEVGGVASIRKQKKSGITRETLIESGTVLQEELDFITTCLGSGVSMAFVGSTGSGKTSNMNYVLGTIVKETRVYTIEDTKELDLPIVDQEGFVINDVVQTYTKPGTITMNDLLKMALRFHPDIIVPAEMRGEEAMTAQEAGRTGHTIVSSLHANSAADAYDRILTMCMESGTRLSETRMLKNIVKAFPLMVFCKQLKDKSRRWMDIFEATGVQDGEVVGHSIYRFVIDHSEKDKVGNVLKVHGAHRRVGCISENLEETLRMNSVDEEFIKRYSDTRKEK; this is encoded by the coding sequence ATGGCAGATCGGCTTATTACACTGGAAAATCTGATGTATCAGAAAAACATGGAGTACCTGAATCAGCAAAAGGGGACACAGGCAAAAAATTATCCGGAAATCAAAGAACGGATGCAGCATATTATCAGCACAAATCATGCAGAAGAGTTAGCAAGAGATTGGACGGATAAAGAAAAACGGCCACGACTGGTACAATTGATTATCCACTATTTAAACGTGGAACGTCTGGTAGATAATGAGTTGTCCGTAGAAGAATTGGCACAGCGTATTTATGAAGATATGGCCGGCTTTAGCTTCGTTGAAAAATATCTGAAAGATGCTGAAGTGGAAGAAATAAATATCAATGGTTCGAACAGTACAAGAGTAATCTATAAAGATAAAACGGTACTCGTGAGAGAGCGATTTGAAACAGCAGAGCAATGCACTAATATTGTTCAAAAAATGGCACGTTCGGGAGCTGTCATTTTGGATGGCGCGCAGCCTTTGGGTGATTCTTACATATCCAAAGGCGTACGTATGTCAGGGGCAATTTCTCCATGTGTAGACTCAGAAGTAGGAGGAGTGGCTTCGATTCGAAAACAGAAGAAATCCGGCATTACAAGAGAGACTCTTATTGAGTCAGGGACAGTTTTGCAGGAAGAATTAGACTTTATTACTACCTGTTTAGGCAGCGGGGTTTCTATGGCATTTGTAGGATCCACCGGGTCTGGGAAAACATCCAATATGAATTATGTGTTGGGAACGATTGTTAAGGAGACTCGTGTTTATACCATTGAGGATACAAAGGAGCTGGATTTGCCGATTGTGGATCAAGAAGGCTTTGTTATCAATGACGTGGTACAGACATATACCAAGCCGGGAACGATCACAATGAACGACTTGTTAAAAATGGCTTTGCGGTTTCATCCGGATATTATTGTTCCTGCAGAAATGCGTGGAGAAGAGGCTATGACAGCGCAGGAGGCCGGACGTACAGGGCATACCATTGTTTCAAGTCTACATGCCAATAGTGCAGCGGATGCTTACGACAGAATCTTAACTATGTGTATGGAATCGGGGACTCGATTATCGGAAACACGCATGTTAAAAAACATTGTAAAAGCATTTCCCCTCATGGTCTTTTGCAAGCAATTAAAGGATAAATCCAGGCGATGGATGGACATTTTTGAGGCGACTGGTGTGCAGGATGGAGAAGTGGTTGGACACAGCATCTATCGTTTTGTTATTGACCATTCCGAAAAGGACAAGGTCGGAAACGTGTTAAAGGTACACGGAGCGCATCGCAGAGTAGGATGCATTTCTGAGAATCTGGAAGAAACTTTGCGTATGAACAGTGTAGACGAAGAATTCATTAAGCGATATTCCGACACGAGAAAGGAGAAGTAA
- a CDS encoding AAA family ATPase, which produces MSKIIAVYGRPGSGKSTLAANLSCALATKNQVVILASANLDYGGIQTFFGESISEEQGIFAALADTAEQPQRMLTPCKNRENIFLLGVPNKMTEPCMEELYENRTKRLFQQLQVCSDYIVIDCTGYLREPMTSLGLFLADQILCTYTLSSESGLWHQAMQSFFERFHIKELVKPVIGQWNIGCSMHEFLQLYGLTDTVQLPAVEDAVVFQNSGKLIYEMKSKEAKQYRAVMEQLAEEVQ; this is translated from the coding sequence ATGAGCAAAATTATTGCAGTTTATGGAAGACCCGGATCAGGAAAAAGTACACTGGCAGCTAATTTAAGCTGTGCTCTGGCGACTAAAAACCAAGTGGTAATTCTAGCTTCTGCTAATCTGGATTACGGTGGGATTCAGACGTTTTTCGGAGAAAGTATTTCGGAAGAGCAGGGAATCTTTGCCGCATTGGCCGACACGGCAGAACAACCACAACGGATGCTTACTCCATGTAAAAATAGAGAGAATATTTTTCTTCTGGGAGTTCCGAATAAGATGACTGAGCCATGTATGGAAGAGCTCTATGAAAACAGAACAAAGCGGTTGTTTCAGCAGCTTCAAGTATGTTCGGACTATATTGTGATTGACTGTACTGGATATTTGCGGGAACCAATGACTAGCTTGGGATTGTTTCTGGCAGATCAGATACTTTGCACCTATACCCTGTCTTCCGAAAGTGGATTATGGCATCAAGCCATGCAGAGCTTTTTTGAACGGTTTCATATCAAAGAACTGGTAAAGCCGGTGATTGGGCAGTGGAACATAGGATGCAGTATGCATGAATTCCTTCAGCTGTATGGGCTTACCGATACCGTACAGCTTCCTGCCGTAGAGGATGCTGTAGTATTCCAAAACAGCGGGAAGCTCATTTATGAGATGAAGTCCAAGGAGGCAAAACAATATCGAGCGGTGATGGAGCAGCTGGCAGAGGAGGTACAGTAG
- the cpaB gene encoding Flp pilus assembly protein CpaB, whose product MLFKKKEKLQEKVKLRRNPGKYLKNKKLLSLLCIVLAAILSFVVLPKLYEQQADTAMVVTVTDTIKKGEIIKANKVIEKKVGAYGLTAGVISNVAKLEGKVAKVDLLAGDYITDAKIGDFVSDPIIENIVKQGKQLTTITLQSNAAGLASHLQKGDIVNVGTVRETETGFHISFDPLLKGMQIYDIENADAVSVDDVKASKADAVDAIPQTITFIVTETQAARLLDAEYNGKIHITLIKR is encoded by the coding sequence ATGCTATTTAAGAAAAAAGAAAAACTGCAAGAGAAAGTAAAGCTTCGGAGAAATCCAGGGAAATATCTAAAAAATAAAAAGCTATTAAGCTTGCTGTGTATTGTACTGGCAGCAATACTTTCCTTTGTCGTTTTGCCAAAGCTTTATGAGCAGCAAGCGGATACTGCAATGGTTGTTACAGTAACCGACACAATAAAAAAAGGAGAGATCATTAAAGCAAATAAAGTGATTGAGAAAAAAGTTGGAGCGTACGGATTGACGGCAGGGGTTATAAGCAATGTGGCAAAACTAGAAGGAAAAGTTGCAAAGGTAGATTTACTTGCCGGTGATTATATTACCGATGCAAAAATTGGTGACTTTGTATCGGATCCCATTATCGAAAATATTGTGAAACAGGGAAAACAGCTTACTACCATTACATTACAATCCAATGCTGCGGGGCTTGCCTCTCATTTGCAGAAGGGCGATATCGTAAATGTTGGTACCGTAAGAGAAACGGAAACCGGATTTCATATATCCTTTGATCCATTATTAAAAGGAATGCAAATTTATGATATAGAGAACGCCGATGCAGTTAGTGTGGATGATGTCAAAGCATCCAAAGCTGATGCCGTCGATGCAATACCCCAAACCATAACATTCATAGTCACAGAAACGCAAGCAGCAAGGTTATTGGATGCAGAGTATAATGGCAAAATTCATATTACATTAATAAAGAGATAG
- a CDS encoding bacterial Ig-like domain-containing protein has translation MKNKKYGIRVVLLAVLVAVGAQAMTVLDFDRSTAYGYSVDKVLSKAVTDSKTSSNNSFDQKMEYTDADGYKGSLDKNGASFVKSGSYNPGSPGHVHTSSCETYNYVCWKCGYTTTYGHGHGAGYCVNCKKDSCLNQGKVFKCGMYEGQGYIPASDTRIYQQNYAGTVYKTVKEYPELTSIVIVKQPNKAHYKEYEDFEPEGMVVQAIYADGHQEEVTGYTLSKKINLDPSVTSIRVTFSENGGTAYADVPITVAKLTGIHVSKLPDTVEYLEGLVNIDLTGGELALEFNDGSTKEISLTEASVITHGSEVGEIEIKVGYKEFTTTYKAKVKAKSPIKLEIMTPPSKLQYIEDLPFDFDGISVKVTYDNGTFGIAKELSSTDGAALQLGQTFVTIAYYENDVTVTCQQPITVIKKSPVKLIVEKVPDKVKYEWSEPLDLSGSAIRMYYDNGKDELLTLDQVTATGYEAKQTGKQTITVSSKGCSDTFEIEVGKAPVTEITLITSPGAIVVQNASLDLNDATIEVTRADDSKETVKVTKDMILPFDSSVLGKQTIKITYEGKQCEFEITVVRKPSSSKPNTEKPIGEVIVKGEDCLDKSDVVLSEGENGNIRVKVNQSHDAMYMVIPMLDNKVARNVINNTIPSFQAIMEGKLYVKITGDAEFEFIDNSKDFVDTNTHWAKQEIDKAASREIFAGIGDKRFAPDDTMTIAMMAAILHRLDGYKADQLPTNKGQWYDPDLAWVKEYIAREEDLVRPEAAVTKEQLARMLYQFAEHSGVEVEKETDPVTWMQNNGILIERIGGSLQLSDTATRAEVATIINKSIEAMLIRVK, from the coding sequence TTGAAAAACAAAAAATATGGGATAAGAGTCGTCTTATTAGCAGTGCTAGTAGCAGTAGGAGCACAGGCGATGACTGTTTTAGATTTTGATCGTAGTACAGCGTATGGGTATAGCGTTGACAAAGTTTTAAGTAAGGCGGTTACTGACTCAAAAACAAGCTCTAACAATAGTTTTGATCAAAAGATGGAATATACAGATGCGGATGGATATAAAGGATCACTTGACAAAAATGGAGCCAGTTTTGTCAAGAGTGGCAGTTATAACCCAGGGAGTCCAGGGCATGTGCATACTAGCAGTTGCGAGACATATAATTATGTGTGTTGGAAGTGTGGGTATACTACCACCTACGGTCATGGGCACGGGGCTGGTTACTGCGTCAACTGTAAAAAAGACAGTTGTCTTAACCAGGGGAAAGTATTTAAGTGTGGTATGTATGAGGGACAAGGATATATCCCAGCATCAGACACAAGAATATATCAGCAGAACTATGCGGGCACAGTATATAAAACGGTGAAGGAATACCCAGAGTTAACCAGTATCGTTATTGTAAAGCAGCCAAATAAGGCACATTACAAAGAATATGAGGACTTTGAGCCGGAAGGAATGGTTGTACAAGCCATCTATGCAGATGGTCATCAAGAGGAAGTAACAGGCTATACGCTTTCTAAGAAAATAAATTTGGATCCTTCGGTAACCAGTATTCGCGTCACATTTTCTGAAAATGGTGGTACGGCTTATGCCGATGTTCCGATTACAGTAGCAAAATTAACAGGAATTCATGTGAGTAAGCTGCCGGACACAGTAGAGTACCTTGAAGGGTTAGTAAATATCGACTTAACCGGAGGGGAACTTGCTTTGGAGTTTAATGATGGCAGTACAAAAGAAATTTCATTAACAGAAGCCAGTGTGATCACTCATGGTTCTGAGGTAGGAGAGATAGAGATAAAGGTTGGATATAAGGAATTTACAACGACATATAAGGCTAAAGTAAAAGCAAAATCACCTATTAAGCTTGAAATCATGACACCACCATCAAAATTACAATATATTGAAGACCTACCATTTGACTTTGACGGCATTTCGGTCAAGGTTACTTACGATAATGGAACTTTCGGTATAGCAAAAGAGTTATCTTCTACCGATGGTGCTGCGTTGCAATTAGGACAAACCTTTGTAACAATAGCATATTATGAAAATGATGTAACCGTAACCTGCCAGCAACCGATTACAGTAATCAAAAAATCACCGGTTAAGCTTATCGTTGAAAAAGTTCCGGATAAAGTGAAATATGAATGGAGTGAGCCTTTAGATCTAAGTGGGAGTGCCATTCGAATGTATTATGATAATGGAAAAGATGAATTGCTAACATTGGATCAAGTGACAGCAACCGGCTATGAGGCGAAACAGACAGGAAAACAGACGATTACTGTAAGCAGCAAAGGTTGCAGCGATACATTTGAAATAGAAGTTGGGAAAGCTCCGGTTACTGAAATCACCTTGATTACTTCACCGGGAGCCATTGTTGTACAAAACGCTTCGCTGGATCTGAACGATGCAACAATTGAAGTAACAAGGGCTGATGACAGCAAAGAGACGGTTAAGGTAACAAAGGATATGATTTTACCGTTTGATTCCTCCGTTTTAGGAAAGCAGACCATTAAAATTACCTATGAAGGAAAACAGTGCGAATTTGAAATTACTGTGGTAAGAAAGCCAAGCAGTAGTAAACCCAATACGGAGAAACCAATCGGAGAGGTCATAGTGAAAGGGGAGGATTGTTTAGACAAATCAGATGTTGTTTTATCAGAAGGAGAGAATGGTAACATTAGGGTTAAAGTAAACCAATCTCATGATGCCATGTATATGGTAATTCCGATGCTTGACAACAAAGTAGCTCGAAATGTCATTAATAATACCATCCCATCTTTTCAGGCAATTATGGAGGGTAAGCTGTATGTCAAGATAACAGGAGATGCAGAGTTTGAGTTTATCGACAATAGCAAGGACTTTGTTGATACAAATACACATTGGGCAAAGCAGGAAATTGACAAAGCAGCATCCCGAGAAATCTTTGCGGGAATAGGCGATAAACGATTTGCACCGGATGACACCATGACTATCGCAATGATGGCCGCTATTTTGCATCGATTGGATGGATATAAAGCGGATCAGCTACCAACGAATAAGGGACAATGGTATGATCCAGATTTAGCTTGGGTAAAAGAGTATATTGCCAGAGAAGAAGACCTTGTGAGACCGGAAGCAGCAGTTACCAAGGAACAGCTGGCCAGGATGCTATATCAATTTGCAGAGCATTCCGGCGTGGAAGTGGAAAAAGAGACTGATCCGGTAACCTGGATGCAGAACAATGGCATCCTAATAGAAAGAATTGGAGGGAGCTTGCAATTGTCTGATACAGCAACCAGAGCAGAGGTCGCTACCATTATCAATAAGAGCATCGAAGCAATGTTAATTCGTGTGAAATAG